ACCTTGACTATTATTGTAATTCTATTTTACATGTTTAAAAAAAACTGAGAACCATTGGTTCTCAGTTTTTTTTTAAAGTTTATTCTTACTTAATTGTAAAACGAATGTTGCATTAAATCCAAAATGGAAGTTACCGTCATGAAAGTTGAAATTATTTGTAGTTTGAGTAATAAATGCATCCTCAGCAAAAGTTCGAGCATTGGTCATATGAAATTGTAACATTAAATGACTTAATTCCCAATTTACACCTACCATAAAAGGATTATATGTTTTAATCGTTTTAATAGGATTGAATACAGCATAATATTCTGATACTATTGATACATGACCTCCTACTTTGTAACGTCCACCAAATCCAACTCCGTATTGTGCTCCAGGATTATTATTCATTGGTTCCTGACTTCGTAAAATTAAAAACGGACTTACTTGTAACGATAATTTTGGATTGAATTTTCTAGCAATTAAAATTTTCGAAGTAAAGCTATAATTATTAGAAGACGAATTGGCTCCATATAAACTTCTACTCATCATA
This genomic stretch from Tenacibaculum jejuense harbors:
- a CDS encoding DUF5777 family beta-barrel protein; translation: MRITKLLFTFILALLVNFVSYAQGLLDKLDKEYPKNPTYEMATFKTTRLGLGHSVETRKKGTLEISWYNRYWNRPNGETQFFLADEVNMRFGLDYAISDNFAIGVGYSTWDEIADGYLKYKFLRQTKKGNPFSMVALQTISMTDNMMSRSLYGANSSSNNYSFTSKILIARKFNPKLSLQVSPFLILRSQEPMNNNPGAQYGVGFGGRYKVGGHVSIVSEYYAVFNPIKTIKTYNPFMVGVNWELSHLMLQFHMTNARTFAEDAFITQTTNNFNFHDGNFHFGFNATFVLQLSKNKL